In a genomic window of Agrobacterium tumefaciens:
- a CDS encoding flavin reductase family protein, which produces MTAENLGKNPLTGLFRDSMRLVASSVSLVTARDAGGNWHGMAVTSAGSLSMDPPSMMVAVNRTASIYPVIVASGYFTLNLINESHAALLEPFARSDMRDRRFVDEAWVPAGPSGPVLTGALCSHVCKVAETHDFGTHTVFFGTVDDVILHDSTSQGPILWLNGKRASVVSAHAI; this is translated from the coding sequence ATGACGGCAGAAAACCTGGGCAAAAACCCCCTGACGGGATTGTTTCGGGACAGCATGCGTCTCGTGGCGTCATCTGTGTCGCTGGTCACAGCGCGTGATGCTGGCGGCAACTGGCACGGAATGGCGGTGACCAGCGCTGGTTCACTTTCCATGGACCCGCCGTCGATGATGGTGGCCGTCAATCGGACGGCCTCAATCTATCCGGTGATCGTTGCATCCGGTTATTTCACGCTGAACCTCATAAACGAATCTCACGCGGCCCTCCTTGAGCCTTTCGCGCGAAGCGACATGCGTGATCGACGCTTCGTCGACGAGGCCTGGGTGCCGGCGGGCCCGAGCGGTCCCGTGCTGACGGGCGCCCTGTGCAGCCATGTCTGCAAGGTTGCTGAAACGCATGACTTCGGCACGCACACGGTTTTCTTCGGCACTGTTGATGACGTGATCCTGCACGACAGTACATCGCAGGGACCCATCCTCTGGCTGAACGGCAAGCGCGCATCCGTGGTCTCTGCGCACGCCATCTGA
- a CDS encoding SDR family NAD(P)-dependent oxidoreductase, with protein MSQFSLEGRIALVTGGGRGIGLAIATSLAQAGADVVVADYTKELAEDGAHSVSQIGRRSAAILVDVREPESVTAMVDATVKQFGRLDIAMNNAGVVSLGGIGELTVEQWDDCINTNLRGVFLCTQAEVAVMRKQQYGRIINTASIAGKVGFPALSHYSATKFGVIGFTNAVAKEVAQEGITVNALCPGIVGTGMWRGETGLSSKWAQPGESEEASWERHQKVFLPQGVAQTPEDMGQMVVYLACAPHVTGQALAVDGGFSLG; from the coding sequence ATGTCGCAATTTTCACTGGAAGGCAGGATTGCATTGGTCACTGGCGGCGGGCGGGGGATCGGTCTTGCGATCGCGACAAGCCTTGCGCAGGCGGGTGCCGACGTGGTCGTCGCCGATTATACCAAGGAGCTTGCAGAAGACGGCGCGCATTCCGTCAGCCAGATTGGTCGGCGCAGCGCCGCCATCCTCGTGGATGTTCGAGAGCCGGAAAGCGTGACGGCGATGGTGGATGCTACCGTCAAACAGTTCGGCCGGCTGGATATCGCCATGAACAATGCCGGCGTCGTCAGTCTCGGGGGGATCGGCGAACTGACTGTCGAACAGTGGGATGATTGTATCAACACCAATCTGCGTGGCGTCTTCCTGTGCACGCAGGCGGAAGTGGCGGTGATGCGCAAGCAGCAATATGGCCGCATCATCAACACCGCCTCGATCGCCGGCAAAGTAGGTTTCCCGGCACTGTCGCACTACTCGGCAACGAAGTTCGGTGTCATCGGCTTCACCAATGCAGTTGCCAAGGAAGTTGCGCAAGAAGGCATCACCGTCAACGCGCTGTGCCCCGGCATCGTCGGAACCGGCATGTGGCGCGGAGAAACCGGACTTTCCAGCAAGTGGGCCCAGCCAGGCGAGAGCGAGGAAGCCTCGTGGGAGCGCCACCAGAAGGTGTTCCTGCCCCAGGGTGTGGCCCAGACTCCGGAAGACATGGGCCAGATGGTCGTCTACCTCGCCTGTGCACCGCATGTGACTGGCCAAGCGCTGGCTGTCGACGGTGGCTTCTCTCTGGGCTGA
- a CDS encoding LLM class flavin-dependent oxidoreductase, whose translation MDLGLFHMPLHPAHRALVDVLAENTEKIIYADQLGFSEVWIGEHYSATTEPITAPMMFMASLIPLTKNIRFGTGVLCLPNHHPAQIAGQAALFDHMTKGRFNMGIGPGGLASDMELFDVLDGTERAERFAESISMIKQIWSQEPPYDIKGKHWHIKLTDNIIPELGVGYMQKPYTKPHPPISLSSMSPDGNSVAHAVKMGWKPITANFAPESTVINHWNKYVEGCEAVGKKATGKEWSVARNILIAETDEQAEDWLLDPEGSDFYYFDYLWKVLKVANYTAVAKPDITMADEDVTVESIVKASVIYGSRKTVIDKIMSLRERSGPWNVLLKAAMDGSGKNRERERLTMRRLAEDVLPVINAG comes from the coding sequence ATGGATCTGGGACTTTTCCACATGCCACTGCATCCGGCTCACAGGGCGCTAGTCGACGTATTGGCTGAAAACACAGAAAAGATCATCTATGCTGATCAACTCGGCTTCTCAGAGGTCTGGATCGGCGAACATTATTCGGCCACCACCGAGCCGATTACGGCTCCCATGATGTTTATGGCCTCGCTCATTCCGCTGACCAAAAACATCCGCTTCGGTACCGGCGTCCTTTGCCTTCCGAACCATCATCCTGCGCAGATAGCCGGTCAGGCCGCGCTGTTTGACCACATGACGAAGGGCCGTTTTAACATGGGTATCGGCCCAGGCGGCCTTGCCTCCGACATGGAACTCTTCGACGTGCTCGACGGCACTGAACGCGCCGAGCGCTTCGCCGAATCGATCAGCATGATTAAGCAGATTTGGTCCCAGGAGCCACCGTATGACATCAAGGGCAAGCACTGGCACATCAAGCTGACCGACAACATCATTCCGGAACTCGGCGTAGGCTACATGCAGAAGCCCTACACCAAGCCGCATCCTCCGATTTCACTGTCGTCCATGTCGCCGGACGGAAATTCGGTCGCACATGCAGTCAAGATGGGGTGGAAGCCTATCACCGCGAATTTCGCGCCGGAGAGCACTGTCATCAACCACTGGAACAAGTATGTGGAAGGCTGCGAGGCAGTCGGCAAGAAGGCAACCGGCAAGGAATGGTCGGTCGCCCGCAACATCCTGATCGCCGAGACCGATGAGCAGGCCGAAGACTGGTTGCTGGATCCGGAAGGTTCCGACTTCTACTACTTCGATTATCTCTGGAAGGTCCTGAAAGTCGCGAACTACACCGCCGTCGCGAAGCCCGACATCACCATGGCCGATGAGGACGTGACCGTCGAGTCCATCGTCAAGGCCTCTGTCATCTACGGTTCACGCAAGACCGTGATCGACAAAATTATGTCGCTGCGCGAGCGTTCCGGCCCGTGGAATGTGCTCCTCAAGGCTGCGATGGACGGATCTGGCAAGAACCGCGAGCGCGAGCGGCTGACGATGCGTCGCCTGGCCGAAGACGTTCTCCCAGTCATCAACGCAGGTTGA
- a CDS encoding flavin reductase family protein: protein MNVAILTTCDRAGISHGIVVTTGVPFSTYRPAMIVTVKHSASAYPAICDSNYFCLNQIAADEMDLLDRFSRSDLRASRFTTGRWSVGPFGLPYLDSARACFFCDVQGAHAHEDQTVFIGRIVGTRVDERGRHASEPLIWINGGAARLQTREYA from the coding sequence GTGAACGTTGCTATACTGACAACCTGCGATCGTGCTGGTATCAGTCACGGTATCGTGGTAACGACGGGCGTGCCGTTTTCGACCTACAGGCCGGCAATGATCGTTACCGTCAAGCATAGTGCATCCGCCTATCCAGCGATCTGTGACAGCAATTACTTCTGCCTGAACCAGATTGCCGCCGACGAGATGGATCTTCTCGATCGCTTCAGCCGGAGCGACCTGAGAGCCTCGCGGTTCACCACGGGCCGCTGGTCGGTAGGGCCATTTGGCTTGCCGTATCTTGACAGCGCGAGGGCTTGCTTCTTCTGTGATGTTCAGGGTGCGCATGCGCACGAAGACCAGACGGTTTTCATCGGCAGGATCGTCGGAACTAGGGTTGACGAGCGTGGCAGACACGCCAGCGAGCCGCTGATCTGGATTAATGGCGGGGCCGCAAGGCTTCAGACGAGAGAATATGCGTAG
- the pcaF gene encoding 3-oxoadipyl-CoA thiolase: MTDVFICDYIRTPIGRHGGSLAKLRTDDLAALPLAELMKRNTAMDPTAVEEVWMGCANQAGEDNRNVARMGSLLAGLPDSVPGVTVNRLCGSGMEAIISGVRAIKAGEMELVVAGGVESMSRAPFVLLKSESAFSRSIAMEDTTIGWRFINPRMRTRYGTDSMPETAQNLADDMQIDRDEQDAFALASQQKAGAAMASGRTAREIMPVAISVGKGKEVLFDRDEHPRPETTLADLARLRPITRTDGSVTAGNASGVNDGAAGLILASEAAVKRHGLEPIARIAAGASSGVTPRIMGYGPVPAVQKLLSQAALTTAEIDLFELNEAFAAQVLACLKGLGIAANDSRVNPNGGAIAFGHPLGMSGARITGSAALELSLGTVRRAVVSMCVGVGQGVAVLLERV, from the coding sequence ATGACCGACGTCTTCATCTGTGACTATATCCGCACGCCGATTGGCCGCCACGGCGGCTCATTGGCGAAATTGCGCACCGACGATCTCGCCGCCCTACCGCTGGCCGAGCTCATGAAGCGCAACACGGCCATGGACCCCACAGCCGTCGAAGAAGTGTGGATGGGCTGTGCCAACCAGGCCGGTGAAGACAACCGCAATGTTGCTCGCATGGGGTCGCTGCTGGCCGGCCTGCCGGACAGCGTTCCGGGCGTCACCGTCAACCGGCTGTGCGGCTCGGGCATGGAAGCGATCATTTCCGGCGTGCGCGCCATCAAGGCGGGTGAAATGGAGCTGGTCGTCGCCGGTGGTGTCGAAAGCATGAGCCGGGCCCCCTTTGTCTTGCTCAAATCGGAGAGCGCCTTTTCGCGCTCCATCGCCATGGAAGATACGACGATCGGGTGGCGCTTCATCAATCCGCGTATGCGCACCCGCTACGGCACCGACTCCATGCCGGAAACCGCGCAGAATCTGGCCGACGACATGCAGATCGACCGCGACGAGCAAGATGCCTTCGCGCTTGCCTCGCAGCAGAAGGCCGGGGCGGCGATGGCATCGGGCCGCACGGCCAGAGAGATCATGCCGGTCGCAATATCCGTCGGAAAGGGCAAGGAAGTGCTGTTCGACCGCGACGAGCACCCGCGTCCCGAGACGACACTTGCCGATCTGGCGCGGCTGCGGCCAATCACCCGCACCGACGGTTCGGTGACGGCGGGCAATGCCTCGGGCGTCAATGATGGTGCCGCTGGACTGATCCTCGCCTCGGAAGCCGCCGTCAAGCGCCATGGCCTGGAGCCAATCGCACGGATCGCCGCTGGCGCCTCCTCCGGCGTTACGCCACGCATTATGGGTTACGGCCCCGTGCCGGCGGTGCAAAAGTTGCTGTCGCAGGCCGCTCTCACCACTGCCGAGATCGATCTCTTCGAACTGAATGAAGCCTTTGCCGCGCAGGTTCTCGCCTGCCTGAAGGGGCTTGGCATTGCGGCAAACGATTCGCGCGTCAATCCTAATGGCGGCGCGATAGCGTTCGGCCACCCGCTCGGCATGTCGGGTGCGCGCATCACC
- a CDS encoding riboflavin kinase, whose translation MTHSLPMKLRGTVAHGDKRGRVLGFPTANINAGIPNMEFGVYASETRIVGEGKIWRSVTSYGTRPTFQGADQRIETHILEFQWDIYGREIEVRLLAFIRPEMRFTSVDELIATMQQDLGLVGALNPAY comes from the coding sequence ATGACGCACTCGCTTCCAATGAAGCTGCGTGGCACGGTTGCCCATGGCGACAAGCGCGGCCGAGTACTGGGCTTCCCGACCGCGAATATCAATGCTGGTATCCCGAATATGGAATTTGGCGTCTATGCGTCGGAAACCCGCATCGTGGGCGAGGGCAAGATTTGGCGCTCGGTGACCTCTTACGGAACCCGCCCAACTTTCCAAGGCGCGGACCAGCGGATCGAAACGCATATTCTCGAATTCCAGTGGGATATTTATGGCCGCGAGATCGAAGTCCGGCTTCTGGCCTTCATACGCCCAGAAATGCGGTTCACCTCTGTCGATGAGCTGATTGCAACGATGCAGCAGGATCTCGGTCTGGTTGGGGCGCTCAATCCCGCCTACTGA
- a CDS encoding sigma-54-dependent Fis family transcriptional regulator has translation MWETDVFEARGYADPLTTEISNILRSRGAREERLPDVVEQSWKRCLADYNLLPDAVPRASVLSHSEIRLQLEERQEFMRIAEPEVERLFRRLVDSEYLVSLASSQGAMVLFRCDYQYLSDLAGSGVIPGSIWTEDQQGTNGVGTCLRVGKPVTIAGSEHYGSVIQRLTCLTAPVLGRNGAIESVINVTTARDGDARTNRIVQSIVERSARRIENGYFGRLNRKNLMLRILDNGDTADIADEGRIALDDNGRVLDSSSFTARILGQDLSNLTGQSAEDLFEMSHSLSEVRPNAPITLNYRGRTLQAVLTMPETRQRSQSSLIVSRPLTPALRTIDAPEEPLRINPVLSQALDRARRLLMVGLPLVITGETGTGKTAFAKAVARCYFGEDSDIVFIDCASLKRHGNLDDLLQRRVSGERCCLIIDRIDELDEVRQTALLALLENDRRASNNGVGVIVISPHDMDHLVRENRMRVDLAHRLKGGQVALPPLRCVPDLEATIIDLFKIEREALGKPTLELDDDSRLVLMHYYWPGNVRELRNTLRHAVALADGRQIGLEHLPDNIVEEIARKDLTARSQSEASKIEAALRYNGGNVSLTARYLGVSRATLYRKIEIDKVRSDA, from the coding sequence ATGTGGGAGACGGACGTATTTGAGGCGCGCGGCTATGCCGACCCGCTTACCACTGAAATTTCCAACATTCTTCGGTCGCGCGGCGCCCGGGAGGAACGACTTCCCGATGTTGTGGAGCAGTCATGGAAGCGTTGCCTCGCGGATTACAACCTGCTTCCGGACGCGGTTCCGAGGGCATCTGTCCTCAGTCACTCTGAGATCCGGCTGCAACTCGAAGAGCGGCAGGAATTCATGCGGATCGCCGAACCCGAGGTCGAGCGCCTTTTCCGTCGGTTGGTGGACAGTGAATATCTGGTGTCATTGGCATCGTCCCAGGGCGCGATGGTTCTGTTCCGCTGCGATTATCAGTATCTCAGCGACCTGGCTGGCTCTGGCGTGATACCTGGTTCGATCTGGACCGAGGACCAGCAGGGCACCAATGGTGTCGGCACCTGCCTTCGGGTGGGTAAGCCCGTTACGATCGCCGGGTCGGAACATTACGGCTCGGTTATTCAGCGCCTCACCTGTCTCACGGCCCCTGTTCTCGGCCGCAATGGAGCGATCGAAAGTGTGATCAACGTGACGACGGCGCGCGATGGTGACGCCCGGACCAACCGGATCGTCCAGAGTATCGTCGAGCGGTCGGCACGGCGGATCGAGAACGGCTATTTCGGGCGCCTAAACCGCAAGAACCTGATGCTGCGTATTCTCGATAATGGCGATACCGCCGACATTGCCGACGAAGGCCGGATCGCACTCGACGACAATGGCCGGGTGCTCGACAGCTCTTCGTTCACCGCGCGCATCCTCGGCCAGGATCTTAGCAATCTGACAGGGCAATCTGCTGAAGACCTGTTCGAGATGAGCCATTCGCTGTCAGAGGTCCGTCCGAATGCGCCCATTACACTGAACTATCGGGGCCGGACCCTGCAGGCGGTTTTGACGATGCCGGAAACGCGGCAGCGTTCTCAATCTAGCCTGATCGTCTCGCGGCCCTTGACGCCGGCACTGCGGACCATCGATGCCCCCGAGGAACCGCTTCGCATCAACCCGGTTCTTTCGCAGGCGCTTGACCGCGCACGGCGTCTTCTGATGGTAGGCCTGCCGCTGGTGATCACGGGAGAAACGGGCACCGGTAAGACCGCCTTTGCCAAGGCTGTCGCTCGCTGCTACTTCGGCGAAGATAGCGACATTGTCTTCATCGATTGCGCCTCGCTCAAGAGACATGGGAATCTAGACGATCTCCTGCAAAGGCGGGTTTCGGGCGAGCGTTGCTGCCTGATCATCGACCGCATCGATGAACTGGATGAAGTCCGGCAGACAGCGCTGCTGGCCCTCCTGGAAAATGACCGACGGGCGAGTAACAATGGCGTCGGCGTGATCGTTATTTCCCCACATGACATGGATCATCTTGTGCGCGAGAACCGCATGCGTGTTGATCTCGCCCATCGGCTCAAGGGTGGACAGGTCGCACTTCCGCCGCTGCGGTGCGTGCCGGACCTAGAAGCGACGATTATCGACTTGTTCAAAATCGAACGCGAAGCGCTCGGCAAACCAACGTTGGAACTCGATGACGATTCCAGGCTGGTACTGATGCACTACTATTGGCCGGGCAATGTGCGCGAACTGCGCAACACGCTGCGCCATGCCGTCGCACTCGCCGATGGCAGGCAGATCGGGCTGGAGCATCTGCCAGACAATATTGTCGAGGAAATCGCCCGCAAGGATTTGACGGCGCGCTCGCAATCGGAAGCGTCGAAGATCGAAGCGGCGTTACGCTACAATGGCGGCAATGTCTCGCTGACAGCCCGCTATCTGGGCGTATCGCGCGCAACGCTCTACCGGAAGATCGAGATCGATAAGGTGCGTAGCGACGCCTGA
- a CDS encoding SDR family oxidoreductase → MSLGAFSPDCLKDRTAIITGGASGVGFTIAQTLAQAGANVVLASRKLERLQEAARQISDSGGRAIAVQADVRQPETVQAAVDVAVETFGGLDIVIANAAGNFVVPFAEMSFNAWRTVVDIDLHGTFHCAKIGYPHLKASVFGGRFIAISTMRALEGWAGCAHAAAAKAGVMSLIRTLAVEWGPDGILCNTIAPGPVAGTEGVKRLYEETGQATDLPLGRLGQKEDVAQAILYLCSDAARFVTGTDLVVDGGRQRGQRG, encoded by the coding sequence ATGTCGCTGGGTGCATTTTCTCCGGATTGCTTGAAAGACCGCACTGCCATCATCACCGGCGGGGCTAGCGGCGTTGGTTTCACCATCGCGCAGACGCTGGCCCAAGCGGGCGCCAATGTCGTGTTGGCGAGCCGCAAGCTGGAGCGGCTGCAGGAGGCTGCCCGGCAGATTTCGGACAGTGGCGGGCGCGCCATCGCTGTGCAAGCCGATGTTCGCCAACCTGAAACCGTGCAGGCCGCAGTCGATGTCGCCGTCGAAACCTTTGGCGGCCTCGACATCGTGATTGCCAATGCGGCCGGCAATTTTGTTGTACCCTTTGCCGAGATGTCCTTCAATGCCTGGCGCACTGTGGTGGATATCGACCTGCACGGCACATTCCATTGCGCAAAGATTGGCTATCCCCATCTGAAGGCCTCGGTCTTTGGCGGACGCTTTATCGCGATCTCGACCATGCGGGCGCTCGAAGGCTGGGCCGGCTGCGCGCATGCCGCCGCCGCCAAAGCTGGCGTCATGTCGCTGATCCGCACACTGGCGGTGGAATGGGGGCCGGATGGCATCTTGTGCAACACCATTGCGCCAGGCCCGGTGGCGGGCACCGAAGGTGTTAAACGCCTGTATGAAGAGACCGGCCAAGCGACCGATCTCCCGCTTGGCCGCCTTGGGCAGAAAGAGGATGTTGCCCAGGCAATCCTCTATCTCTGCTCGGATGCGGCACGTTTCGTGACCGGCACTGATCTGGTTGTCGATGGGGGCCGCCAGCGCGGTCAGAGAGGATGA
- a CDS encoding CaiB/BaiF CoA transferase family protein, with translation MAQFLPGCLAGTLVLDASRVLAGPFAGQLLGDHGADVIKVESFDGDDTRGYGPPFVDGTAPYFLGLNRNKRDLALDLSGPDGIGLLFEMLETVDVFIENFKLSTWKKWGVNDLKELTHRFPRLVHCRVSGFGETGQYGGLPGYDAALQAMSGLMAVNGPPDIDACRIGIPIVDTCTGMYGCIGILLALLERNRSGRGQQVEVTLYDTALAMLHPHASNVLNGGKASRTGNGHPNIVPYDLFPTANVPLFLAVGNDRQFRTLCTELGMAALGTDPLYRTNGDRVVNRDTLRAALLPALSGEDGMALFKRLMQLGVPCAPVLSVDEALALDHTATREMVAELDGYRGAGVSVKLDRTPGSVRLPPPAIGQHSREVLTRFGLDAARIDRLIEASVVK, from the coding sequence ATGGCGCAATTTTTACCGGGCTGCCTTGCAGGTACCCTCGTCCTCGATGCGTCTCGCGTTCTGGCCGGTCCCTTCGCCGGACAGCTTCTGGGCGATCATGGTGCGGACGTCATCAAGGTTGAATCCTTCGACGGCGACGATACACGGGGCTACGGCCCGCCCTTCGTGGACGGAACGGCTCCCTATTTTCTCGGTCTCAACCGCAACAAACGCGATCTGGCGCTTGATCTGTCGGGCCCGGACGGGATCGGGCTGTTGTTCGAGATGCTCGAAACCGTCGATGTCTTTATCGAAAATTTCAAGCTCAGCACCTGGAAAAAATGGGGGGTCAACGACCTGAAGGAGCTAACCCACCGCTTCCCGAGGCTGGTGCATTGCAGGGTGTCCGGTTTCGGCGAGACGGGCCAGTATGGCGGGCTTCCGGGTTATGATGCGGCATTGCAGGCCATGTCGGGCCTGATGGCCGTCAACGGTCCGCCCGATATCGATGCCTGCCGAATTGGGATTCCGATCGTCGACACCTGTACGGGCATGTATGGCTGTATCGGAATCTTGCTCGCCCTCTTGGAGCGCAACCGCTCCGGACGCGGCCAGCAGGTTGAAGTCACGCTCTATGATACGGCGCTCGCAATGTTGCATCCGCATGCGTCCAATGTTCTCAATGGTGGCAAGGCGAGCCGCACCGGCAACGGCCATCCAAATATCGTGCCGTACGACCTCTTCCCGACGGCAAATGTTCCGCTGTTTCTCGCCGTCGGCAATGACCGGCAATTCCGCACGCTCTGCACCGAGCTTGGTATGGCGGCGCTCGGCACTGATCCTCTCTATAGGACCAATGGCGACCGGGTTGTGAACCGGGATACGCTGCGGGCTGCGCTTCTGCCGGCGCTGTCTGGTGAAGACGGCATGGCGCTGTTCAAGCGGCTGATGCAGCTCGGCGTGCCCTGCGCGCCGGTTCTGTCGGTCGATGAGGCACTGGCGCTCGATCACACCGCCACACGCGAGATGGTGGCCGAACTTGACGGTTACCGGGGGGCTGGCGTTTCCGTCAAACTCGACCGGACGCCGGGCTCAGTGCGGTTGCCACCACCGGCAATCGGTCAGCATAGCCGCGAGGTGCTGACACGCTTCGGTCTCGATGCTGCCCGGATCGACAGGCTGATCGAGGCGTCGGTCGTCAAATGA
- a CDS encoding 3-hydroxyacyl-CoA dehydrogenase NAD-binding domain-containing protein, whose amino-acid sequence MPVTYEFREKRAIITFDNPPLNIFGQAMRAGLKDAIARARGDRPERLILRGAGRAFVAGSDAREFDGPALSPHLNDILLELIALPFPTIAVITGPALGGGLEIALACRARVASPGASFGLPEVTLGIVPGAGGTQRLSRLIGVAEAADLIGQGRTIAASEAFRLGLVDLVDDDPMAAALAFPADLLADMNVADHRPAPASNAEAIEAAHTLAYRRATGQNAPHIAIDLVAASATDPLDATLERERAAFLQLRHSAQAAALRHVFFAERAAQSQGKAFPAPERPLSSAIVVGGGLMGAGITYALTLSGLRVHVVETDAAGQARAMVNLDKLIAQGTERRAIRDAEEFRSRLSFGAGFADLPPVDLAIEAAFENMDVKKSIFADLQTGLSADTVLATNTSYLDVDIIAKGIVNPGRFLGLHFFAPAHVMKLLEIVRSRTTDAATLGKAFALSKQLNKMPVLAGVCDGFIGNRILSRYRHAADVMLIEGATPKAVDEAMRDFGMAMGPYEAQDMSGLDIAHANRKRQNPRERTDIRYVPIADHLVEVLGRLGRKTGAGWYDYDTAGKPVESPVVTEAILQASKKAGIRRETMDKAGLAERAILAMVLEATAILEEGIAQRPQDIDLVLIHGYGFPRFAGGLMHFADQMSLPVILTKVEALAAADPRSWNIPSLLRQLVSDGHNFESINRDGAFA is encoded by the coding sequence ATGCCAGTCACTTATGAATTTCGCGAAAAGCGCGCGATCATTACGTTCGATAACCCGCCACTGAACATTTTCGGACAGGCGATGCGCGCCGGGCTGAAGGACGCGATTGCACGGGCGCGGGGCGATCGTCCCGAGCGCCTGATCCTCCGGGGCGCCGGGCGCGCCTTCGTGGCCGGCTCGGATGCCAGGGAATTTGACGGGCCGGCGCTATCGCCGCATCTCAACGACATTCTGCTCGAGCTGATCGCACTGCCCTTCCCGACAATCGCCGTGATCACCGGTCCGGCCCTCGGCGGCGGACTTGAGATTGCGCTCGCCTGCCGCGCACGCGTGGCATCGCCCGGCGCAAGCTTCGGCCTGCCGGAAGTGACGCTCGGCATTGTGCCGGGCGCCGGGGGCACCCAGCGCCTGTCGCGCCTGATCGGCGTTGCGGAGGCTGCCGATCTCATAGGCCAGGGCCGCACCATTGCGGCATCAGAAGCGTTTCGTCTCGGTCTGGTGGATCTCGTCGACGACGATCCTATGGCGGCGGCGCTCGCCTTTCCGGCCGATCTGCTGGCGGATATGAACGTCGCCGATCATCGCCCTGCCCCGGCTTCTAATGCCGAGGCCATTGAGGCCGCCCATACACTGGCATACCGCCGCGCCACGGGGCAGAACGCCCCGCATATCGCCATTGATCTTGTTGCCGCCTCGGCCACCGATCCGCTAGACGCCACGCTCGAGCGCGAACGCGCGGCCTTCCTGCAGTTGCGCCATTCCGCCCAGGCCGCGGCCTTACGCCATGTCTTCTTTGCCGAGCGGGCAGCCCAATCGCAGGGCAAGGCGTTCCCCGCGCCGGAGCGACCGCTGTCAAGCGCCATCGTCGTTGGCGGTGGCCTGATGGGCGCAGGCATCACCTATGCCCTGACACTGTCTGGTCTGCGCGTCCATGTCGTCGAGACGGATGCCGCGGGTCAGGCGCGTGCCATGGTCAACCTCGACAAGTTGATTGCCCAGGGCACCGAGCGACGCGCCATCCGTGATGCCGAGGAGTTTCGCAGCCGGCTCAGTTTCGGTGCCGGCTTTGCCGATCTGCCGCCGGTGGATCTGGCAATCGAAGCCGCTTTCGAGAACATGGACGTCAAGAAATCGATCTTTGCCGACCTTCAGACGGGTCTGTCGGCCGATACGGTTCTGGCGACAAACACTTCCTATCTCGATGTCGACATCATCGCCAAAGGAATCGTCAACCCGGGCCGCTTCCTCGGCCTGCATTTCTTTGCCCCGGCACATGTGATGAAGCTGCTGGAGATCGTCCGCAGCAGGACCACGGACGCGGCGACGCTGGGCAAGGCCTTTGCCCTGTCGAAGCAGTTGAACAAGATGCCGGTCCTTGCGGGCGTCTGCGACGGCTTCATCGGCAACCGAATTCTGTCGCGCTACCGGCATGCCGCCGACGTGATGCTGATCGAAGGAGCCACCCCGAAGGCCGTCGATGAGGCGATGCGCGATTTCGGTATGGCGATGGGCCCCTACGAGGCACAGGACATGTCCGGTCTCGATATCGCCCATGCCAACCGCAAGCGGCAGAACCCGCGCGAACGCACCGATATCCGCTACGTACCGATTGCCGACCACCTGGTCGAAGTCCTCGGCCGGCTCGGCCGCAAGACCGGGGCCGGCTGGTATGATTATGACACTGCCGGCAAGCCGGTGGAGTCGCCGGTCGTCACTGAGGCGATCTTGCAGGCGAGCAAAAAGGCCGGCATCCGGCGAGAGACCATGGACAAGGCCGGACTCGCCGAGCGCGCCATTCTCGCCATGGTCCTTGAAGCGACGGCCATCCTCGAAGAAGGGATAGCTCAGCGTCCGCAGGATATCGATCTGGTTTTGATCCACGGCTACGGCTTCCCGCGCTTTGCGGGTGGCCTGATGCATTTTGCCGACCAGATGAGCCTTCCAGTCATTCTCACCAAGGTCGAGGCGCTCGCCGCAGCCGACCCGCGCAGTTGGAACATTCCCAGTCTCCTGCGGCAGCTGGTTAGCGACGGCCACAATTTTGAAAGTATCAACCGTGACGGAGCCTTTGCATGA